A genomic window from Gossypium hirsutum isolate 1008001.06 chromosome D12, Gossypium_hirsutum_v2.1, whole genome shotgun sequence includes:
- the LOC107942358 gene encoding probable methyltransferase PMT26 encodes MALGKYSRVDNNNNNNRKSSSSYCSTVTIVVFVGLCLVGIWMLTSSSVVPVQTGNGSAEEKKNQVEDQVTPVTSDNNDSSNTSDFEDNRGDLPDDATKGDANVSLAENDGKGNLNTQENQDNTEETKMAESKKDDEQSASEGGEKSGDKSGEQGDSLENSDDKKSDSDENDKKSEENNEKSDLDDGDKKQDESSSETNGDQADNQIEEKVDQNDNKELEKSSDEPKDDGQLKNQSSNEVFPSGAQSELLNETVTQTGSFSTQATESKVEKETQLSSKKYSWKLCNSTAGPDYIPCLDNLEAIRHLPSTKHYEHRERHCPEEPPTCLVPLPEGYKRPIEWPKSREKIWYYNVPHTKLAQIKGHQNWVKVTGEYLTFPGGGTQFKHGALHYIDFIEESVPDVAWGKRSRVVLDVGCGVASFGGFLFDRSVVAMSFAPKDEHEAQVQFALERGIPAVSAVMGTKRLPYPGRVFDIVHCARCRVPWHIEGGKLLLELNRVLRPGGFFLWSATPIYQDKTEDVEIWEAMVELTKSMCWELVNKTSKDAVNGVAVAAFRKPTSNDCYEQRSKQEPPVCPESDDPNAAWNVPLQTCMHKVPVDASERGSQWPDRWPERLEKAPYWLSSQVGVYGKAALEDFAADNEHWKRVVTKSYLNGMGISWSSVRNVMDMNAVYGGFAAALKDLSLWVMNVVPIDSPDTLPIIYERGLFGMYHDWCESFSTYPRSYDLLHADHLFSKLNKRCNLVAIVAEVDRILRPEGKLIVRDNVETMNELENMLKSMQWEVRMTYSKDKEGLLCVQKSMWRPKEVETIKYAIA; translated from the exons ATGGCGTTAGGGAAATATAGTAGagtagataataataataataataataggaagtCGTCTTCGAGTTATTGTTCCACTGTCACTATTGTGGTTTTCGTGGGATTATGTTTAGTTGGGATTTGGATGTTGACATCGTCCTCGGTTGTCCCTGTTCAAACCGGGAACGGATCGGctgaggaaaagaaaaatcagGTTGAAGATCAGGTTACACCGGTAACCAGTGATAACAATGACAGCAGTAACACCTCAGACTTTGAAGATAACCGCGGGGATTTACCTGATGATGCCACCAAAGGGGACGCGAACGTGAGTTTAGCTGAAAATGATGGTAAAGGTAACTTGAATACACAAGAAAATCAGGATAATACTGAAGAGACTAAAATGGCTGAGTCTAAGAAGGATGATGAGCAGTCAGCTTCAGAAGGTGGAGAGAAAAGTGGTGACAAATCGGGTGAACAAGGGGATTCCCTAGAGAATTCTGATGACAAGAAATCTGATTCCGATGAGAATGACAAGAAATCTGAAGAGAACAATGAGAAATCTGATCTTGATGATGGTGACAAGAAGCAAGATGAAAGCTCCTCTGAAACTAATGGAGATCAGGCGGATAATCAGATAGAAGAGAAGGTTGATCAAAATGATAATAAGGAGTTGGAAAAAAGCTCTGATGAACCAAAAGATGATGGTCAGCTGAAAAACCAGAGCTCAAATGAAGTTTTCCCATCTGGTGCTCAATCTGAACTTTTGAATGAAACCGTGACCCAAACTGGATCGTTCTCTACTCAGGCGACAGAATCAAAGGTTGAAAAGGAAACTCAGTTATCATCCAAGAAATATAGTTGGAAGCTGTGCAATTCCACTGCGGGGCCTGATTATATCCCATGCCTTGACAATTTGGAAGCAATCAGGCATCTTCCTTCTACTAAACATTATGAACATCGAGAGAGGCACTGTCCAGAAGAACCACCAACCTGCCTTGTTCCTCTTCCTGAAGGATATAAGCGTCCAATCGAGTGGCCAAAAAGCAGGGAAAAG ATTTGGTACTACAATGTTCCCCATACCAAATTGGCACAAATTAAGGGGCATCAGAATTGGGTGAAAGTTACTGGAGAATACCTCACATTTCCTGGTGGTGGAACCCAGTTTAAGCACGGTGCGCTTCATTATATCGACTTCATAGAAGAG TCTGTGCCTGATGTAGCTTGGGGAAAACGGTCTCGCGTAGTATTGGATGTTGGATGTGGGGTTGCCAGCTTTGGAGGTTTTCTTTTTGACAGAAGTGTTGTTGCCATGTCCTTTGCACCAAAAGATGAACATGAAGCTCAAGTACAATTTGCACTTGAAAGGGGAATTCCTGCTGTGTCTGCTGTGATGGGTACTAAGAGACTTCCCTACCCTGGCAGAGTATTTGATATTGTTCATTGTGCACGATGTAGAGTTCCATGGCACATAGAAG GTGGTAAACTCCTCTTGGAGCTGAACCGTGTCCTGCGACCTGGTGGTTTCTTTCTGTGGTCTGCTACTCCAATTTATCAGGACAAGACTGAAGATGTTGAAATCTGGGAAG CTATGGTTGAACTAACAAAATCAATGTGCTGGGAGCTTGTAAACAAAACTAGTAAGGATGCAGTAAATGGGGTGGCTGTAGCAGCATTTAGGAAGCCTACTTCTAACGACTGCTACGAGCAACGGTCAAAACAAGAGCCTCCAGTCTGTCCTGAGTCTGATGATCCAAATGCGGCATG GAATGTGCCCCTGCAAACTTGCATGCACAAAGTGCCAGTAGATGCTTCAGAACGTGGGTCTCAGTGGCCTGATCGATGGCCAGAAAGGTTGGAAAAAGCACCTTATTGGTTGAGTTCCCAAGTTGGAGTTTATGGCAAAGCAGCACTAGAGGATTTTGCTGCAGACAATGAGCACTGGAAACGGGTGGTAACTAAGTCATACCTAAATGGGATGGGAATAAGCTGGTCATCTGTCAGAAATGTCATGGACATGAATGCTGTTTATGGAGG ATTTGCTGCTGCACTAAAAGATTTGAGTTTATGGGTCATGAATGTGGTCCCAATTGACTCTCCAGATACACTTCCCATAATATATGAAAGAGGTCTATTTGGCATGTATCATGATTGGTGTGAATCGTTTAGCACCTATCCAAGGTCTTACGATCTTCTCCATGCCGACCATCTATTCTCAAAGCTTAACAAGAG